From a region of the Sulfuriferula plumbiphila genome:
- a CDS encoding DUF2442 domain-containing protein, with amino-acid sequence MLGVSASEIEVSLVSSKGFWLLLDNEELFVSYAEFPWFKQATVEQIATIERPSPNHLYWPMLDVDLALESIRDPALFPLISKPNPSFQPG; translated from the coding sequence ATGCTTGGCGTATCCGCTTCGGAGATTGAGGTTTCCTTGGTCTCAAGTAAGGGTTTCTGGCTGCTCTTGGACAATGAAGAGCTGTTTGTCTCGTATGCAGAGTTTCCGTGGTTCAAGCAAGCCACGGTTGAGCAAATCGCCACGATCGAGCGTCCATCTCCCAATCACCTTTACTGGCCAATGCTTGACGTTGACCTTGCGCTTGAGTCTATCCGCGATCCGGCTTTGTTCCCATTGATTTCCAAACCCAACCCATCATTCCAGCCCGGATAG
- a CDS encoding BrnT family toxin produces the protein MKPVNWSTDKNIRLKAERGVSFEEVVSAMSNGGLLVVLDHPNTVQYPNQHMFVVRIRGYAYLVPFVETKHEVFLKTIIPSRKATRIYLDEER, from the coding sequence ATGAAACCTGTGAACTGGAGCACCGATAAAAATATCCGCCTCAAGGCTGAGCGCGGCGTATCTTTTGAGGAAGTTGTGTCGGCCATGTCGAATGGCGGCCTGCTTGTCGTGCTGGATCATCCGAACACAGTTCAATATCCGAACCAACACATGTTTGTAGTTCGTATTCGTGGCTACGCCTATCTGGTGCCGTTTGTGGAGACGAAGCATGAGGTCTTCCTGAAAACGATCATCCCGAGCCGAAAAGCCACTCGTATCTATCTTGATGAGGAGCGTTGA
- a CDS encoding type II secretion system protein, giving the protein MLATSGLNNFGDTFRPLLKNHHKGFSLIEMAIVLIIITLVVGGALVPLGAQIEQRKRAQTQKTLDEIKEALIGYALSRGVLPCPSNVTGGIPDGNANCTVTTGVATGYIPWVSLGVNNQDAWGNLIRYAVDTQFTTTFTLQTTGSITIATHNPDGSTPAISSNIPAVVLSLGKNSYGAMSAGGVLQFTPTAFSTNDPDEYQNQKNSSSLFFSHTPAPPGTATTIGGEFDDIVTWISPNILYNRMVAAGKLP; this is encoded by the coding sequence ATGTTAGCCACCTCCGGCTTAAACAATTTTGGTGACACTTTTCGGCCCTTATTAAAAAACCATCACAAGGGCTTCTCCCTCATCGAGATGGCCATCGTGCTGATTATCATCACGCTGGTGGTGGGGGGCGCATTGGTGCCGCTCGGTGCGCAAATCGAACAGCGTAAACGTGCACAAACCCAGAAAACACTGGACGAAATCAAGGAGGCACTGATTGGCTATGCTTTGAGTCGGGGCGTACTACCCTGTCCATCCAATGTAACCGGGGGCATTCCGGACGGTAATGCAAACTGCACGGTTACCACAGGCGTTGCAACTGGTTATATACCGTGGGTAAGCTTGGGCGTAAATAACCAGGATGCCTGGGGAAATCTGATCCGATATGCCGTCGATACTCAATTTACAACTACATTTACACTGCAAACAACCGGCTCCATCACCATTGCAACGCACAACCCCGACGGGTCAACCCCCGCGATCAGTTCAAATATCCCGGCAGTAGTATTGTCACTGGGCAAGAATAGCTATGGTGCAATGAGTGCTGGCGGGGTATTACAGTTCACGCCAACAGCCTTCAGCACCAACGATCCGGACGAATATCAAAATCAAAAAAACAGCAGCAGTCTATTTTTCAGCCACACCCCTGCACCGCCCGGTACCGCCACAACCATCGGCGGCGAATTCGATGACATCGTCACCTGGATCTCCCCCAACATCCTCTACAACCGCATGGTTGCTGCCGGCAAGTTGCCGTAG
- the lptC gene encoding LPS export ABC transporter periplasmic protein LptC, producing MNYRAAFWFPIGLLAALAGLSLWLQYAVQAPSTGGPGGSKHIADYIVENFHATRTDITGKTENTLSAHKTQHFLDDDTTELEAPDFTAFDKQGGSVNIRSARGYVSSKGDVIIFTGKVVLVRDLHDAQGPLTLTTDYLKVIPKQHLMLTNRPALIQGKNIVIHAGALQMNSQTRELLLTHHVKTHYEPNH from the coding sequence ATGAATTACCGCGCTGCTTTCTGGTTCCCCATCGGCCTGCTTGCGGCGCTCGCGGGTCTCTCGCTGTGGCTGCAATACGCGGTGCAGGCACCCAGTACCGGCGGGCCAGGCGGCAGCAAACACATCGCCGATTACATCGTGGAGAATTTCCATGCCACGCGTACCGATATCACCGGGAAAACGGAAAATACCCTGAGCGCGCACAAGACCCAGCATTTTCTCGACGACGACACCACCGAGCTGGAAGCGCCCGACTTTACCGCATTCGACAAGCAGGGCGGCAGCGTGAATATCCGCTCCGCGCGTGGCTACGTATCCAGCAAGGGCGACGTCATCATCTTTACCGGGAAAGTGGTGCTGGTGCGCGACCTGCACGATGCGCAAGGCCCGCTCACCCTGACGACGGACTACCTCAAAGTCATCCCGAAACAGCACCTGATGCTCACCAATCGTCCCGCCCTGATACAGGGCAAAAACATCGTAATCCATGCCGGCGCCCTGCAAATGAATAGCCAAACCCGCGAACTGCTGCTCACCCATCACGTCAAAACCCACTATGAACCCAACCATTAA
- a CDS encoding helix-turn-helix transcriptional regulator, which yields MKNYRPARKRVEVSVGESVRILRELQELSQSQLSELTGIPQATISAIENGRVNLGVERAKVLARAPKCHPAAR from the coding sequence ATGAAGAATTATCGTCCTGCCAGGAAACGAGTGGAAGTTTCTGTCGGTGAGTCCGTCCGTATCCTGCGCGAACTCCAGGAACTGAGCCAAAGTCAGCTCTCCGAACTCACGGGAATTCCTCAAGCCACCATTTCCGCTATTGAGAACGGCCGGGTTAATCTCGGCGTCGAGCGCGCAAAGGTTCTTGCCCGCGCCCCCAAATGCCATCCCGCAGCCCGGTAG
- a CDS encoding KdsC family phosphatase encodes MENAHQRARAIKLVIFDVDGVMTDGSLFFDDDGREYKAFNSLDGHGLKMLKSTGVETAIITGRSSQVVTHRAHNLGIGHVYQGVDNKLEAYLHLLEKLGLSAAQTAYMGDDVIDLPVLIRCGLAISVPAAPAVVKQHAHFTTTLDGGSGAVREACEFIMQAQDTYAKVIAHYLQ; translated from the coding sequence ATGGAAAACGCACACCAGCGCGCCCGGGCAATCAAGCTGGTCATCTTCGACGTGGACGGGGTGATGACCGATGGCAGCCTGTTTTTTGACGATGACGGGCGGGAATACAAAGCCTTCAACTCGCTCGACGGCCACGGCCTGAAAATGCTCAAAAGTACCGGCGTGGAGACGGCCATCATCACCGGGCGCAGTTCGCAAGTGGTGACACACCGTGCGCACAACCTGGGCATCGGCCATGTTTATCAAGGCGTGGACAACAAACTGGAAGCCTACCTGCACCTGCTGGAAAAGCTCGGCCTGTCCGCTGCACAAACCGCCTATATGGGTGACGACGTGATTGACCTGCCGGTGCTGATCCGCTGCGGTCTTGCCATCTCGGTGCCGGCAGCACCTGCCGTGGTCAAGCAGCATGCACACTTCACCACCACCCTGGACGGCGGCAGCGGCGCGGTGCGCGAAGCCTGCGAATTCATCATGCAGGCACAGGATACTTACGCAAAAGTCATCGCCCATTATCTGCAATGA
- a CDS encoding KpsF/GutQ family sugar-phosphate isomerase, with protein MPDTSPPTFDQDAALTLARRVLSIEASAVEALRDRLDASFTAAMTLILACRGRVVVSGMGKSGHVGNKIAATLASTGTPAFFVHPGEASHGDLGMITHDDVCIALSNSGESAELTSIVPLIKRRGARLISMTGNPNSTLAREADVHLDASVAQEACPLNLAPTASTTAALALGDALAVALLQARGFGADDFARTHPGGSLGRKLLVHVRDVMHAGEALPHVAASALLPEALLEMTRKGLGMTAVEDEHGRLIGIFTDGDLRRVLEKAIDIRITPIHQVMTANPRSIGADALAVAAVEKMQSHNINGMLVVDADNRLIGALNMLDLLRAGVV; from the coding sequence ATGCCCGACACCTCCCCGCCCACATTCGACCAGGACGCCGCCCTGACGCTGGCACGCCGCGTACTCAGCATCGAGGCCAGCGCCGTGGAAGCCCTGCGCGATCGTCTGGACGCCAGCTTCACTGCAGCGATGACGCTGATTCTGGCATGCCGGGGCCGCGTGGTGGTGAGCGGCATGGGCAAGTCCGGGCACGTCGGCAACAAGATTGCCGCCACCCTGGCCAGTACCGGCACCCCGGCGTTTTTCGTGCACCCCGGCGAAGCCAGCCATGGCGATCTGGGCATGATTACCCATGACGACGTATGCATCGCGCTGTCCAATTCCGGCGAGAGCGCCGAACTCACCAGCATCGTGCCGCTCATCAAACGGCGCGGCGCCCGGCTCATTTCCATGACCGGCAACCCCAACTCCACCCTGGCGCGCGAAGCCGACGTGCACCTCGACGCCAGCGTGGCGCAGGAGGCCTGCCCACTCAACCTCGCCCCCACCGCCAGCACCACCGCGGCACTGGCGCTGGGCGACGCGCTGGCGGTCGCGCTGCTGCAGGCGCGCGGCTTCGGCGCTGACGACTTCGCGCGCACCCATCCCGGCGGTTCGCTGGGGCGCAAGCTGCTGGTGCATGTGCGCGACGTGATGCACGCGGGAGAAGCGCTGCCGCATGTGGCCGCCAGCGCATTGCTACCCGAAGCGCTGCTGGAAATGACGCGCAAGGGGCTGGGCATGACCGCGGTGGAAGACGAGCACGGCCGGCTGATCGGCATCTTCACCGACGGCGACCTGCGCCGCGTGCTGGAAAAAGCCATCGACATCCGCATCACACCCATACACCAGGTGATGACCGCCAACCCGCGCAGCATCGGTGCCGACGCACTGGCAGTTGCCGCCGTGGAAAAAATGCAAAGCCACAACATCAACGGCATGCTGGTGGTGGATGCCGACAACCGGCTCATCGGCGCACTCAACATGCTCGACCTGCTGCGCGCCGGCGTGGTTTGA
- a CDS encoding monovalent cation:proton antiporter-2 (CPA2) family protein translates to MHTTLGFVLILLAAAVIVSALFRALRLPSMLGYLLVGILVSPHAFGWIPDSQDTRHLAEFGVVFMMFSIGLEFSLPKLKAIRTTVFGFGGAQVVASILLVMAVAWGAGLPWAAGFALGGALAMSSTAIVSKMLAERLELQSQHGRQMIAVLLFQDLAVVPLLILIPTLAAGSENLWVDLGWAGAKAAVVLFLLLVVGQKLMRPWFSMVAGHKSSELFMLNVLLITLGLAYLTDQAGLSLALGAFLAGMLISETEFRYQVEDDIKPFRDVLLGLFFVTIGMLLDLHAVWVHLGWVVLVLAALVLLKAALVWGLGRMLGNEAPVAMRTALGLAQGGEFGFVLLAQAGSLNLIQGTALQIVLAAMVLSMMIAPVVIQYTDAITRRLCGGEWAGRARELHDIAVKSFAADAHLIICGYGRSGQSLARLLESEDIPYIALDVDTTRVKAAAAAGENVVFGDAARREVLKAVGLNRARALVVTFANLPGAMKILAVVQELRPDLPVIVRTVDDTDLNALKQAGAAEVVPEVLEGSLMLASHALLLLGVPLTRVLKKLRGVREQRYGLLRGFFRGATDEEAELSETAQPRLLSVLITEQAAAAGKTLAETGVLELGVEVIVVRRRNIRGLDPQPETQVLAGDVLVLRGIPENLAAAEIRLLQG, encoded by the coding sequence ATGCACACCACACTTGGTTTTGTCCTGATCCTCCTTGCTGCTGCCGTGATTGTTTCGGCGCTGTTTCGCGCGTTACGCCTGCCGTCCATGCTCGGCTATCTTCTGGTAGGCATCCTGGTGAGCCCGCACGCCTTCGGCTGGATACCCGATAGCCAGGACACGCGCCACCTGGCCGAATTCGGCGTGGTATTCATGATGTTCAGCATCGGCCTGGAGTTCAGCCTGCCCAAGCTCAAGGCCATCCGCACCACGGTATTCGGTTTTGGCGGCGCGCAGGTGGTGGCGTCTATTTTGCTGGTGATGGCAGTGGCCTGGGGCGCCGGTCTGCCATGGGCAGCCGGGTTTGCGCTGGGCGGTGCGCTGGCGATGTCGTCCACCGCCATTGTCAGCAAGATGCTGGCGGAGCGGCTGGAGCTGCAATCCCAGCATGGCCGCCAGATGATAGCCGTGCTGCTGTTCCAGGATCTGGCGGTGGTGCCGCTGCTGATCCTGATTCCCACCCTGGCGGCGGGCAGCGAAAACCTGTGGGTGGACCTCGGCTGGGCTGGTGCCAAGGCTGCCGTAGTGCTGTTCCTGCTGTTGGTCGTCGGGCAAAAGCTGATGCGCCCGTGGTTCAGCATGGTGGCCGGCCACAAATCCTCCGAGCTGTTCATGCTCAACGTGCTGCTCATCACCCTGGGGCTGGCCTATCTCACCGACCAGGCCGGATTGTCGCTGGCGCTGGGGGCGTTTCTGGCGGGCATGCTGATCTCCGAAACCGAGTTCCGCTATCAGGTGGAGGACGACATCAAGCCGTTCCGCGACGTGCTGCTGGGGCTGTTTTTTGTCACCATCGGCATGCTGCTCGACCTGCACGCAGTGTGGGTGCATCTGGGCTGGGTGGTACTGGTGCTGGCCGCGCTGGTGTTGCTCAAGGCGGCGCTGGTATGGGGGCTGGGGCGCATGCTCGGCAACGAAGCGCCGGTGGCCATGCGCACCGCACTGGGCCTGGCGCAGGGCGGTGAATTCGGATTCGTGCTGCTGGCGCAGGCGGGCAGCCTGAACCTGATTCAGGGCACCGCCCTGCAAATCGTGCTGGCCGCGATGGTGCTGTCGATGATGATCGCACCCGTAGTGATTCAGTATACCGACGCGATTACCCGGCGCTTGTGCGGCGGCGAATGGGCAGGCCGTGCCAGGGAACTGCACGACATCGCAGTGAAAAGTTTTGCTGCCGACGCGCACCTGATCATTTGCGGCTATGGCCGCAGCGGGCAAAGTCTGGCGCGCCTGCTGGAATCCGAAGATATCCCCTACATTGCGCTGGACGTGGATACCACCCGCGTCAAGGCGGCCGCCGCAGCGGGCGAGAACGTGGTGTTCGGCGATGCGGCGCGGCGCGAAGTGCTCAAGGCCGTCGGGCTGAATCGTGCGCGTGCGCTGGTGGTCACCTTCGCCAATCTGCCGGGAGCGATGAAAATCCTTGCCGTGGTGCAGGAGCTGCGTCCCGACCTGCCGGTGATCGTGCGCACCGTGGACGACACCGACCTGAATGCGCTGAAACAGGCGGGCGCCGCAGAAGTGGTGCCGGAGGTGCTGGAAGGCTCGCTGATGCTGGCTTCCCACGCCTTGCTGCTGCTCGGCGTGCCGCTTACCCGCGTGCTGAAAAAACTGCGCGGCGTACGCGAACAGCGCTATGGCCTGTTGCGCGGATTCTTCCGCGGCGCGACCGACGAAGAAGCAGAGCTGTCGGAAACCGCCCAGCCGCGCCTGCTGTCGGTGCTGATTACCGAGCAGGCAGCGGCGGCCGGCAAAACCCTGGCCGAAACCGGCGTGCTGGAACTGGGTGTGGAAGTCATCGTCGTGCGCCGCCGCAATATTCGCGGCCTCGATCCGCAGCCGGAAACGCAAGTGCTGGCGGGCGATGTGCTGGTGCTGCGCGGAATACCCGAGAATCTGGCGGCGGCGGAAATACGCTTGTTGCAGGGGTGA
- a CDS encoding DUF4160 domain-containing protein, protein MTHGAYYFSSRSISFFLFSREETRMHVHATHTDGEAKFWLEPKIELALNQGLSQKQINEALALVHAHHEEIAHAWRIRFGD, encoded by the coding sequence TTGACGCATGGCGCCTACTATTTTTCCTCAAGGAGCATTTCGTTTTTTCTTTTTTCACGCGAAGAGACGCGGATGCATGTTCATGCCACTCACACTGACGGCGAGGCCAAGTTTTGGTTGGAGCCGAAAATTGAATTGGCCTTGAACCAGGGTCTTTCCCAGAAACAGATCAATGAGGCCTTGGCTTTGGTTCATGCACACCACGAGGAGATTGCCCATGCTTGGCGTATCCGCTTCGGAGATTGA
- a CDS encoding sensor histidine kinase, with protein MNEQAAKPMLRRFRLAAQLPDVHPNRWLGLMLLMLHFSAVFGNDAYWTRPFLLAHYGLFLLWQPLVGGNEKLDPRMAALIFAAAVLLVFWSWWVLALWLAVLIGLVGTNTASVESRRQRVVYLLALAYLLALLLAWVMPHVFSADQLHATMTVVVRYGLIPLPLAIVLIRPGARQLQQISVVDFFYGLMLFLMVLVLVLGSFAVVAVTHADYLMALAQTLFAMALLLVVLSWLWNPRAGFGGLSQLLSRYLLSVGLPFEQWIQHLARQAEYQGDPEAFIRAAVASLDDLPWLAGGSWATVKSGSSFGTHTAHVLSFTYHGLELNWYTQRPISPALQIHARLLSQLLGYFYQAKLREQQLQHNAYTQAIHETGARLTHDVKNLLQSMKALVAAAQNSGPEQADALQALMQRQLPQMTQRLQGTLDKLKVPQQTGDSLIAATLWWERVVQHYARDNIEFAMQAAAPGCALPQDLFDSVLDNLVGNALRKRQEDQSVSISVRLECAGQVTLSVCDSGEAASDAVAAHLFDAPVGSEHGLGIGLYQAARQAAQLGYTLRLASNRDGEVCFTLSSQPG; from the coding sequence TTGAATGAACAAGCCGCAAAGCCGATGTTGAGGCGTTTCCGCCTCGCCGCGCAGCTGCCTGACGTCCATCCCAATCGCTGGCTCGGGCTGATGCTGCTGATGCTGCACTTTTCTGCAGTGTTCGGTAACGACGCTTACTGGACCCGTCCCTTTTTGCTCGCGCATTACGGCCTGTTCCTGCTCTGGCAACCCCTCGTCGGCGGCAATGAAAAGCTTGATCCGCGCATGGCCGCGCTGATTTTCGCGGCAGCGGTGTTGCTGGTGTTCTGGAGCTGGTGGGTGCTGGCGCTGTGGCTGGCAGTGCTGATCGGGCTGGTGGGGACCAATACCGCCAGCGTTGAGTCGCGCCGCCAGCGCGTGGTTTATCTGCTGGCGCTGGCCTATCTGCTCGCCCTGTTGCTGGCCTGGGTGATGCCGCACGTGTTCAGCGCCGACCAGTTACACGCGACAATGACGGTGGTCGTGCGCTACGGTCTGATTCCGCTGCCGCTGGCGATCGTGCTGATCCGCCCCGGTGCGCGTCAGTTGCAACAGATCAGTGTGGTGGATTTTTTCTATGGCTTGATGCTGTTTCTGATGGTGCTGGTGTTGGTGCTGGGCAGTTTCGCGGTGGTGGCGGTGACGCATGCCGATTACCTGATGGCGCTGGCGCAGACGCTGTTTGCGATGGCCTTGCTGCTGGTGGTGCTGAGCTGGCTGTGGAATCCGCGCGCCGGGTTCGGCGGACTGAGTCAGTTGCTGTCGCGTTACCTGTTATCGGTGGGGCTGCCGTTTGAACAATGGATACAACACCTCGCGCGCCAGGCCGAATACCAGGGCGACCCCGAGGCGTTCATCCGTGCCGCCGTGGCCAGCCTCGACGATCTGCCCTGGCTGGCAGGCGGAAGCTGGGCAACAGTCAAGAGCGGCAGCAGCTTCGGCACGCACACCGCGCATGTACTCAGCTTCACTTACCACGGGCTGGAACTCAACTGGTACACCCAGCGCCCGATTTCGCCCGCGCTGCAAATCCATGCGCGGCTGCTGTCGCAGTTGCTTGGCTATTTCTACCAGGCCAAACTGCGCGAGCAGCAATTGCAGCACAACGCCTACACCCAGGCCATCCATGAGACCGGCGCGCGGCTGACCCACGACGTAAAAAACCTGCTGCAATCCATGAAGGCTCTGGTGGCCGCCGCGCAGAACAGCGGCCCGGAACAAGCCGACGCGCTGCAGGCCCTGATGCAGCGCCAGTTGCCGCAAATGACCCAGCGCCTGCAAGGTACCCTGGACAAGCTCAAGGTCCCGCAGCAAACCGGCGACAGCCTGATCGCCGCCACCCTGTGGTGGGAGCGCGTGGTACAGCACTATGCGCGCGACAACATCGAATTCGCCATGCAGGCTGCCGCTCCCGGTTGCGCGCTGCCGCAGGACCTGTTCGACAGCGTGCTCGACAACCTGGTCGGCAATGCCCTGCGCAAGCGCCAGGAAGATCAATCGGTCAGCATCAGCGTGCGCCTGGAATGCGCGGGGCAGGTCACGCTGAGCGTGTGCGATAGCGGCGAGGCGGCGTCCGATGCGGTGGCGGCACACCTGTTCGATGCGCCGGTGGGCTCGGAACATGGCCTGGGGATCGGCCTGTATCAGGCGGCCAGGCAGGCGGCGCAACTGGGCTATACGCTGCGGCTGGCGAGCAACCGGGACGGCGAAGTGTGCTTCACGCTGAGCAGCCAGCCTGGATGA
- a CDS encoding IS5 family transposase — MKQTTLDINLSLKKTRKREFLEQMEQVVPWAALVGLIAPYYPKGTNGRPPFSLETMLRIHFMQQWFTLSDPGMEEAFFDIPLYREFARLEDYARLPDESTILRFRHRLEKHQLADRILSTINELLIQRGLLLKAGTVVDATLIAAPTSTKNADKARDPEMHSTQKGRQWYFGMKAHIGADAESGLVHTVRGTAAHVNDVTEGNDLLQGLETDVFADAGYQGADKRPNAQARVTWHVAMRPGKRRALDKDKPTDALIDQVEKLKAGIRAKVEHPFRVIKRQFGYVKVRYRGLKKNTAQLVTLFALSNLWMVRSKLIETQG; from the coding sequence ATGAAACAAACCACACTGGATATCAACCTGAGCCTCAAGAAGACCCGCAAGCGCGAGTTTCTGGAGCAGATGGAACAAGTCGTGCCCTGGGCAGCGCTGGTCGGGCTGATTGCCCCGTACTATCCCAAAGGCACCAATGGCCGCCCGCCGTTTTCTCTGGAAACCATGTTGCGCATCCACTTCATGCAGCAATGGTTCACCTTGTCCGACCCGGGCATGGAAGAAGCCTTCTTCGACATCCCTCTATACCGCGAATTTGCCCGGCTTGAAGACTACGCCCGCCTGCCCGACGAGAGCACCATCCTGCGTTTCCGCCATCGGCTGGAAAAGCACCAGCTCGCAGACCGCATTCTATCCACCATCAACGAACTGCTGATCCAGCGTGGCCTGCTGCTCAAAGCGGGCACTGTGGTAGACGCCACCCTGATTGCAGCGCCCACCTCCACCAAGAACGCCGACAAGGCACGCGACCCCGAAATGCACTCCACCCAGAAGGGCCGGCAGTGGTACTTCGGCATGAAAGCCCACATTGGCGCCGATGCCGAGTCCGGGCTGGTGCACACCGTGCGCGGCACTGCCGCGCATGTGAACGACGTGACCGAAGGCAACGACCTGTTGCAGGGCCTGGAGACGGATGTCTTTGCCGACGCAGGCTACCAGGGCGCAGACAAACGCCCGAATGCCCAAGCCCGCGTCACCTGGCACGTGGCCATGCGCCCGGGCAAGCGCCGTGCGCTGGACAAGGACAAACCCACAGACGCGCTGATTGACCAGGTCGAGAAACTCAAGGCCGGCATTCGAGCCAAGGTAGAGCACCCGTTCCGGGTGATCAAGCGCCAGTTTGGCTACGTGAAGGTGCGCTACCGCGGCCTCAAGAAGAACACAGCGCAGCTTGTCACGCTGTTTGCGCTGTCCAACTTGTGGATGGTACGAAGCAAGTTGATCGAGACTCAGGGATGA
- a CDS encoding prepilin-type N-terminal cleavage/methylation domain-containing protein, translating into MQKQNGFTLIEIAIVLVIIGLLLGGVLKGQELINSARVKNLATDFRNIPVYIYGYQDKFRALPGDDQNAASHVGGTVSSSGKTGNGVIDGKWDSTTATDETQLFWQHVRLAGLAAGVTNAADYLPTNSVGGVIGITNGGVDNPDPAPPATRISGTYIICSAGILGKYAKQLDIQMDNGDPVSGSMRAYNNTTVRPSTLSAPTLVSGALDDATSYTVCMGV; encoded by the coding sequence CTGCAAAAACAGAACGGATTCACGCTGATCGAGATTGCCATCGTGCTGGTGATCATCGGCCTTCTGCTGGGCGGTGTGCTGAAGGGTCAGGAACTGATCAACAGCGCCAGGGTGAAGAACCTCGCCACCGACTTCAGGAACATCCCGGTGTACATCTACGGCTATCAGGACAAGTTCAGGGCGCTGCCAGGGGATGATCAGAATGCGGCCAGCCATGTGGGTGGAACTGTTTCATCCTCCGGTAAGACAGGCAATGGTGTAATTGATGGTAAATGGGATTCCACAACCGCAACCGATGAAACCCAGTTGTTTTGGCAACATGTTCGCCTTGCTGGCTTAGCTGCGGGAGTAACGAATGCCGCTGATTATTTGCCAACCAATTCTGTGGGAGGGGTGATCGGCATTACTAACGGTGGTGTCGATAACCCTGATCCGGCGCCCCCAGCCACTAGAATATCTGGTACTTACATCATTTGCTCGGCTGGTATATTGGGAAAATATGCCAAGCAACTGGATATCCAGATGGACAACGGTGATCCTGTCTCTGGATCAATGCGGGCATATAATAATACTACCGTAAGGCCATCCACACTTAGCGCGCCAACTTTGGTGTCCGGTGCGCTGGATGATGCCACTTCATATACCGTCTGCATGGGTGTCTAA
- the lptA gene encoding lipopolysaccharide transport periplasmic protein LptA, with protein sequence MNPTIKPRLAALLLLFPLLLAGAPVLAEKADRSKPVNIEADSVTVDDLHKVSIYLGNVVLVQGTMTLHADKIEVHQDAAGFNSATAYGNPVSFRQKRDGVDEYIEGFAKRMQYDGKPGTLQLFDDARLKRGADELRGSYISYNANTEFFEVKGGNNTATSPAGRKGRVSAVIQPKPAKPGQAAPTAPPLPPKPINGVPKTP encoded by the coding sequence ATGAACCCAACCATTAAACCCCGGCTGGCAGCCCTGTTGCTGCTGTTTCCGCTGCTCCTGGCGGGCGCACCCGTGCTGGCTGAAAAGGCCGACCGCAGCAAGCCAGTCAATATAGAGGCAGACAGCGTCACCGTGGACGACCTGCACAAGGTCAGCATTTATCTCGGCAATGTGGTGCTGGTGCAGGGCACCATGACCTTGCATGCCGACAAGATCGAGGTGCATCAGGACGCGGCGGGCTTCAACAGTGCCACCGCCTATGGCAACCCGGTCAGCTTTCGCCAGAAGCGCGACGGCGTGGATGAATACATCGAAGGCTTTGCCAAGCGCATGCAATACGACGGCAAACCGGGGACGCTGCAGCTGTTTGACGACGCCCGTCTCAAGCGCGGCGCGGACGAATTGCGCGGCAGCTATATCTCCTATAATGCCAACACGGAATTTTTTGAGGTCAAAGGCGGCAACAATACGGCCACCTCTCCGGCTGGCCGCAAAGGCAGGGTAAGCGCGGTGATCCAGCCGAAACCGGCCAAACCGGGCCAGGCAGCGCCCACTGCACCGCCCCTGCCACCCAAACCGATCAACGGCGTACCGAAGACCCCATGA